One part of the Vicia villosa cultivar HV-30 ecotype Madison, WI linkage group LG6, Vvil1.0, whole genome shotgun sequence genome encodes these proteins:
- the LOC131614056 gene encoding uncharacterized protein LOC131614056 — protein sequence MGLDDYRPICLVGCLYKVIAKLLASRIKIVLKSIISPCQNAFVPGRQLLDGVVVANEVVDFAKKEGRNYILFKVDFEKAYDKVGWSFLRYMFKRMGFREKWQKWMELLVFSSNMSVLVNGSPTKEFKVTKGLRQGDPLSPFLFVLVVEGLTGLVKNSMLLLEDSNFYFLGIPVGYNPRKEASWNPLLKKMRNRMEGWTNRFLNLGGRITLLKSVLSSLCIFTMSFYKMPKKVVRKFTSIQSRFLWGGVEDRRWRILQDQNSLWCKVLKSRYGDLSSKALGMNIEVNVSNSSSVWWKDILKIHSSSSSSSSSSLCDPIVECGRFIIRYGFNTPFWHATWLGDKPLLEEFSDLFIVSRLKYVSVTAMGGWVEELWRWGDLGLPGDVVEDPVLSVQFLSLKERLEAFKGWEIGRDTVVWSGNLEREFSVASCFDLYEKSNTPYGPPINHMEAFGLLWKTEVPFKIKAFGWRLFHNRLHLKDLLVIRGMSFPLEDLKWPFCGLYEESRDHSFFGCLVVGNIWREIAFWVGKGDFF from the exons ATGGGGTTGGATGATTATAGACCAATTTGCTTGGTGGGTTGCTTATACAAGGTGATAGCTAAACTCCTGGCGAGTAGAATTAAAATTGTGCTAAAATCGATTATCTCTCCTTGTCAAAATGCCTTCGTTCCGGGTAGGCAATTACTCGACGGTGTCGTGGTGGCAAATGAGGTGGTAGATTTTGCGAAGAAGGAGGGGCGTAATTATATTCTTTttaaggtggattttgagaaGGCTTACGATAAAGTGGGGTGGAGTTTCTTAAGATACATGTTTAAGAGAATGGGTTTTAGGGAAAAGTGGCAAAAGTGGATGGAGCTTTTGGTTTTCTCGAGTAATATGTCGGTTCTTGTGAATGGAAGTCCTACCAAGGAATTCAAGGTTACAAAAGGTCtaagacaaggagatcctctttctCCCTTCTTATTCGTCTTAGTGGTGGAAGGTTTAACGGGTCTTGTGAAAAATTCCATGCTTTT GTTGGAAGATAGCAATTTCTATTTCTTGGGAATTCCGGTCGGTTACAACCCACGGAAGGAAGCTTCTTGGAATCCCCTTTTAAAAAAGATGAGAAACCGCATGGAAGGATGGACAAATCGGTTTTTGAATTTGGGCGGCCGAATTACCTTGCTTAAGTCCGTTCTTAGCTCTTTGTGCATTTTTACTATGTCATTCTATAAGATGCCTAAAAAGGTGGTTAGAAAATTCACTAGTATTCAAAGTAGATTTTTATGGGGAGGGGTGGAAGATAGAAG GTGGCGGATTCTTCAAGATCAAAATTCCTTGTGGTGCAAAGTGTTAAAGTCGCGGTATGGAGATTTATCTTCCAAAGCTCTCGGCATGAATATTGAGGTAAATGTTTCTAACTCTAGCTCCGTGTGGTGGAAAGATATCCTTAAGatccattcttcttcttcttcttcttcttcttcttctttgtgtgaTCCTATTGTTGAGTGCGGAAGATTTATTATCCGCTATGGTTTTAATACCCCTTTTTGGCATGCTACTTGGTTGGGAGATAAACCTTTATTAGAGGAGTTTTCGGATTTATTTATTGTCTCCCGTTTAAAGTATGTGTCGGTGACGGCAATGGGGGGATGGGTGGAAGAGTTGTGGAGGTGGGGAGACCTCGGTTTACCCGGTGATGTAGTGGAAGACCCGGTTTTATCCGTTCAATTTTTGTCTTTGAAGGAGCGTTTGGAGGCTTTTAAAGGGTGGGAAATAGGTAGAGATACGGTGGTTTGGTCGGGGAATTTGGAGAGGGAGTTCTcggttgcttcttgttttgatttGTACGAGAAGTCCAACACTCCTTATGGCCCTCCTATTAATCATATGGAAGCTTTTGGTCTTTTGTGGAAGACGGAGGTTCCGTTCAAAATaaaggcttttggttggagactttTTCACAATAGGCTTCATTTGAAGGACCTTTTGGTGATCCGAGGAATGTCTTTTCCTTTGGAAGATTTAAAGTGGCCATTTTGTGGTCTTTATGAGGAATCAAGGGACCACTCcttttttggttgtttggtggttggaaatatttggagagaAATAGCATTTTGGGTGGGTAAAGGGGATTTTTTTTAG